A DNA window from Hydra vulgaris chromosome 13, alternate assembly HydraT2T_AEP contains the following coding sequences:
- the LOC136089684 gene encoding uncharacterized protein LOC136089684, which produces MPANSGYYTNNKKTCPESVRFIRKEKFPKKLLMWIAISDRGMSEPLFRTSKAVAIDSSVYISKCLEKQLLPFIHKYHGDFNYLFWPDLASSHYSKNSLNWMDQYVYYVDKESNPPNVPQARPIENFWGHLAQKVYEGDWQALTEQILIDCIKLKLQEIDLNFLQSYMKGVRAKLRSIADGGVFSYKK; this is translated from the coding sequence ATGCCTGCAAATTCTGGATACTACacaaacaacaaaaagacaTGCCCAGAAAGTGTTCGTTTTATAAGAAAAgagaaatttccaaaaaaattattaatgtggATAGCCATATCTGACCGTGGTATGTCCGAGCCATTGTTTCGCACTTCCAAGGCTGTAGCGATCGATTCATCAGTCTATATTAGCaaatgtttagaaaaacaaCTTCTTCCATTTATTCACAAGTATCATGGAGactttaactatttattttggcCAGATTTAGCAAGTTCTCATTATTCTAAAAATTCTCTAAATTGGATGGACCAATATGTCTATTACGTTGATAAAGAATCCAATCCCCCAAATGTGCCTCAAGCACGaccaattgaaaatttttgggGACATTTGGCACAGAAGGTTTACGAGGGAGATTGGCAAGCTTTAACAGAGCAAATTTTGATAGATTGCATTAAACTAAAACTACAAGAAattgatttaaactttttacagtCGTATATGAAAGGGGTCAGAGCAAAATTGAGATCAATTGCAGATGGTGgtgttttttcatataaaaaataa